The window AGAGGCGTGTGGCGGTTTCGGACATGTGCGGCGCTCACTGATCGGATCGGGTACCGTCATTATCGGCAAGGGCCCCCGATCCTGGATGAACACCGCCCGCGCCTGCCCTGAAAGCGCAGCGCAGACGCTGATGCCGGGCCCCTCAGACTTCCAGATAGTCGAGGATGCCTTCGGCGGCCTGGCGCCCCTCGTAAACGGCCGTGACCACCAGATCGGAGCCGCGCACCATGTCGCCGCCCGCGAAGATCTTGGGGTTCCTGGTCTGGAACAGGTGCTTGGACAGGGCCGCGCCGTTGACGCGAACGCGGCCGTCCTCGTGCAGATCGATCTGGTGACCACCAAACCATTCGGCCGGGCTCGGTCGGAAACCGAAGGCGATGATGACCCGGTCCGCCGGAATGATCTCCTCGGAGCCCGGCACGGTTTCGGGACGGCGACGACCCCGCGTGTCCGGCGGACCCAGGCGCGTGGTCGCGAGCTTGACGCCTTCGACCCGGTCCTTGCCGACGATCTCGATCGGCTGCCGGTTCCATTGGAACTCCACGCCTTCTTCCTTGGCGTTGGCGACTTCGCGACGTGAACCGGGCATGTTGGCCTCGTCGCGACGGTAGGCGCAGATCACGCTTTCGGCGCCCTGGCGGATCGAGGTGCGATTGCAGTCCATCGCGGTGTCGCCGCCACCGAGCACCACCACGTTCTGGCCCTTGACGTCGTAACCCATGCCGGCCACGTCTTCGTAGTTCAGCAGGCGGTTGGCGTTGGCGATCAGGAACGGCAGCGCCTCGAACACGCCCGGCAGGTCTTCTCCCGGAAAACCGCCGCGCATGTAGGTGTAGGTGCCCATGCCGAGGAACACGGCGTCGTACTCTTCGAGCAGCGATTCGAAGCTGATGTCCTTGCCGATCTCGGTGTTGAGACGGAACTCCACGCCCATGCCTTCGAGGATCTGACGACGCGTGCGGATCACATCCTTTTCGAGCTTGAACGGCGGAATGCCGAAGGTCAGCAGGCCGCCGATCTCCGGGTACTTGTCGAACACCACCGGGCGCACGCCGTTGCGGATCAGCACGTCCGCGCAACCCAGACCGGCCGGACCGGCGCCGATCACGGCAACGCGCTTCCGGGTCCACTTGACCTTGGACATGTCGGGACGCCAGCCCTGCTTGAAGGCTTCGTCCGAAATGTACTTCTCGATGCTGCCGATGGTGACGGCACCGAAGCCGTCGTTGAGCGTGCAGTCGCCTTCGCACAGGCGGTCCTGCGGGCAGACGCGGCCGCAGACCTCGGGCAGGGAATTGGTCTGGTGCGACAGTTCCGCCGCCTCGAACAGATTGCCTTCCTCGATCAGCTTGAGCCAGTTCGGAATGTAGTTGTGCACCGGGCACTTCCATTCGCAATACGGATTGCCGCAGGCCAGGCAGCGCCCGGACTGGGCCTTGGCCTGCTCCGGCTGAAACTGCCCGTAGATTTCGCGGAAGTCGTGAATCCGCACTTCCACCGGCAGCTTCTTCGGATCCTGCCGCGGCGTGTCGAGAAACTGGTTTGCGTTTTTGGCGCCCATGGCTGTATGGCTCCAGGTCGGGTGACGGAGGCGGCTCAGGCGGCCGCCCGCACTGAATCGATGAGCGTCCCGATTTCCGCCGCCCGTGGCTTGACCAGCCAGAAGCGGCCGACGAAATCGGCCCAGTCGCTGAGAATCTGCTGCGCCCAACGCGACCCGGTCACCGTGGCGTAGTCGGCGATCATCGCGCGCAGGTAATGCTCGTGCGCGTCCATCGACTCCGACACCACGCGATGAATGTCGATCAGCTCGTGGTTGTAGCGATCGACGAAGTTGCGCTTCTCGTCGAGCACATAGGCGAAGCCGCCGGTCATGCCGGCACCGAAGTTGACGCCGGTACGACCCAGCACCACGACCACGCCGCCGGTCATGTATTCGCAGCCGTGATCGCCTACACCTTCGACCACGGCGTGCGCGCCGGAGTTGCGCACTGCGAAGCGTTCGCCGGCCAGGCCCGCCGCATACAGGGTGCCGCCGGTGGCGCCGTACAGGCAGGTATTGCCGATGATCACCGCGTCCCGCGTGTCGTAACGCGAATCCTTGGGCGGACGGATCATGATGCGGCCACCGGTCATGCCCTTGCCGACGAAGTCGTTGGCATCGCCGTCGAGTTCGATGTGCAGGCCGCCGGCGTTCCACACGCCGAGGCTCTGCCCGGCCGTGCCCTTGAGCTTGAGCGTGATCGGCTTGTCGCTCATGCCGAGGTTGCCGTGGCGCCGCGCGATCTCACCCGACAGGCGCGCGCCGATCGAACGGTGCCGGTTCTGCACGGTGTAGTGGAACATGCCGCCGGTCTTGTGCTCGATCGCCGGCAGCGTGTCCTGCGTCATCGCCTCGGCCAGCTCGCCCTTGTCGAAGGGCTCGTTGTTGAACATGCAGTAGTGCGCGCTGTCCAGCGTCATGCCGGCCGACTCCAGAATCGGCGACAGATCCAGACCGCGCGCCTTGCCGGACTTCGCCTCGACGATCTTCAGCAGATCGGTGCGGCCGATCAGTTCCGCGATCGAACGCACGCCGAGCTGCGCCAGGCGCTCGCGCGTTTCCTGGGCGATGAAGCGGAAGTAGTTGGCGACCATTTCCGGCAGGCCGATGAAATGGTTGAGGCGCAGCACGCTGTTCTGCGTAGCGACGCCGGTGGCGCAGTTGTTGAGATGGCAGATGCGAAGGTACTTGCAGCCCAGCGCCACCATCGGCGCGGTGCCGAAACCGAAGCTCTCGGCGCCGAGGATCGCGGCCTTGACCACGTCCAGACCGGTCTTGAGGCCGCCGTCGGTCTGCACCCGCACCTTGTCGCGCAGATTGTTCATGCGCAGCGTCTGGTGGGTTTCGGACAGGCCCAGTTCCCACGGCGTACCGGCGTACTTGACCGAGGTCAGCGGGCTGGCACCGGTGCCGCCGTCATAGCCGGAGATCGTGATCAGATCGGCATAGGCCTTGGCCACGCCGGCCGCGATCGTGCCGACGCCCGGGCCGGATACCAGCTTGACCGAGACCAGCGCCTTGGGATTGACCTGCTTGAGATCGAAGATCAGCTGCGCCAGATCCTCGATCGAATAGATGTCGTGGTGTGGCGGTGGCGAGATCAGTGCGACACCGGGCTTGGAATAGCGCAGCGTGGCGATCATCTCGTTGACCTTGTCGCCCGGCAACTGTCCGCCTTCGCCCGGCTTGGCGCCCTGCGCGACCTTGATCTGCAGCACCTCGGCATTGACCAGATAGGCCGGGGTGACGCCGAAGCGCCCACTCGCCACCTGCTTGATCTTGGACATCTTGTCGGTACCGTAGCGCGCCGGGTCTTCGCCGCCTTCCCCGGAGTTGCTGCGGCCGCCGAGGCGGTTCATCGCCATCGCCAGCGCTTCGTGCGCCTCCGGCGACAGCGCACCCAGTGACATGCCGGCCGAATCGAAGCGCATGAGGATCGCCTCCACCGGCTCGACTTCCTCGATCGGAATCGGATGATCGGTCTTGATGCGGAACAGATCGCGAATCGTCGCGACCGGACGCTCGTTCACGGCCGCCGCATAGACCTGATAGTCCTCATAGCGCCCGCTCTTGACCGCACGCTGCAGGGTGCCGATCACATCCGGGTTGTAGGCGTGGTATTCGCCGCCGTGCACGTACTTGTGCAAGCCGCCCTGTTCGATCGGCTTGCGCGAACTCCAGGCCAGTTCGGCGAGGCTGTCCTGCTCGGACTGCAGGTCGTCGAAGCGTGAACCCTGAATCCGCGAGACAGTGCCTTCGAAGCACAGGCCCACGATGTCCTCGTGCAGGCCGACGATTTCGAACAACTGCGCGCCACGATAGCTGGAGATCGTCGAAATCCCCATCTTCGAGATGATCTTGTACAGACCCTTGTTGATGCCCTTGCGATAGCTCTGCGCCATCTGCTCGGCCGGCTTGTTCTTGACCTGACCGGCGCGCGCCATTTCGTAGAGCGAGGCGTAGGCCAGATACGGGTAGATCACCGAAGCGCCGTAGCCGATCAGGCAGGCAAAGTGGTGTGGATCGCGTGCGGTCGCGGTCTCGACGACGATGTTGCAGTCGCAGCGCAGGCCTTCCTTCACCAGCCGGTTGTTGACGGCTCCGACCGCCATCAGTGCATGAATCGGCAGACGTCCGCGCTCGATCGCACGGTCCGACAGCACGATCACCACCTTGCCGCTCCGTACCGCCGCCACGGTCTCCTCGCACACTGCCTCCAGTGCCGCCTTGAGTCCGAGCGCCGGGTCATAGTTGAGGTCGATGACCTGCTGCGCATAGGCCGGATCGCTCTCGCCGATTGCGTTGAGCGCGCGGAACTTGGCTTCCGACAGCACCGGTGAATCCATCAGCAAGCGCGCGCAACGTGCAGGAGAATCTTCGAACATGCCGCGTTCAGCGCCCAACTGGCATTCCAGCGACATTACGATCTGTTCGCGCAGCGGATCGATCGGTGGATTGGTGACCTGGGCGAACATCTGCCGGAAATAGTCGTAGACCGAACGCACCTTCTCGGACAGCACCGCGAACGGCGTGTCGTCGCCCATCGAGCCGATCGCCTCGGTGCCGGCCTCGGCCAGCGGGCGCAGCACCTGATCGCGTTCCTCGAAGCTGAGCTGGAACATCTTGTGGTAGGTCGCCACCGAGTCCGGCGGCATGATGTCCAGCGCATTCGGGTCTTCGGACAGGTGGGCCTGCAGGCGCCGCATGTTGGCCTTGAGCCACTGCTTGTACGGCTTGCGCATGGCCAGCATCTTGTCGATGTCTTCCGGGCGCAGCAACGAGCCGGTTTCGGTGTCCACCGCCAGAATCTCGCCGGGACGCAGGCGGCCCTTCTCCACGACCTCGGAGGCCTTGTAATCGTTGACGCCGATCTCGGAAGCCAGGGTGATGTGCCGATCCGCGGTGATCACGTAACGCGCCGGACGCAAGCCGTTGCGATCCAGGCAGCAGGCCGCGTAGCGGCCATCGGTCAGCACTACGCCGGCCGGACCGTCCCAGGGCTCCATGTTCACGGAGTTGTATTCGTAGAAAGCGCGCACGTCGGGATCAAGATCTTCGACGTTCTGCCAGGCCGGCGGAATCATCGTGCGCAGCGCAGCGAAGACGTCCATGCCACCGGCCAGCAGCACCTCCAGCATGTTGTCCAGGCTTTGCGAATCCGAGCCGCGCATGTTCACCAGCGGCGCGATTTCCTCAATGTCCGGAATCTCCGCGCACTCGAACTTCTTGGCGCGCGCCATCGCCCACTTGCGGTTGCCGGAAATCGTGTTGATCTCGCCGTTGTGCGCGAGATAGCGAAACGGATGGCACAGCGGCCACTGCGGCAGCGTGTTGGTCGAGAAACGCTGATGGAACACGCACATCGAGGTTTCAAGCGCCGGATCCGCAAGATCCGGGTAGAACTCCGCCAGAAACTCCGGCATCACCAGGCCCTTGTAGACGATCACGCGGCACGACAGCGTGGTCACATAGAACTCGGTGTCGCCTTCGGCAGCCAGAATTTTCTCGGCGCGGCGACGCGCCTTGAACAGCTTGAGCTCGAACGCGAACTTGTGCGTCCCCTCGGGCGCGGTGATGAAGACCTGTTCGATCATCGGCTGGGTTTTCAAGGCCTCTTCGCCGAGCGCCGATTCCTCGGTGGGCACTTCGCGATAGCCAGCCACGCTGAGGTCGTGAAACTCCAGCGCCTCATTGAAAACAGTCCGTGCATGTTCGCGCCGGGACTCGTCGCGCGAAAAGAAGACATTGCCGGCGCAGTAATCCTGCGGCAACTCGATGCCGAGCTTGGCCGCCTCACGGCGCAGAAACGGATCGGGCTTCTTCATCAGCAGCCCGCAACCATCACCGGTCTTGCCGTCGGCCGCCACCGCGCCGCGATGAGTCATACGCTGCAGGGCGGTGATCGCCGACTGCACCAGCTTGTGGCTGGCCTGATCGTCCATGTGTGCGATCAGACCGAAACCGCAGCTGTCCCTCTCGAATTCCGGCTGATAAAGACCGAAAGGCTGGCGCTCAAACATTGGTGGCTCCGGTAGATGCCTCTCGCGGATCGCTCCGCGTGGCTGGCTCCCAATTCAATACGGCACGACGGCACGCAATCATCCCCGCGAAAACAAGCTGATAAGCCACGGGGCCGGCCAAGTTACGCCGCCGCCTGACACGATGCAAACAGCAGGCCCGAAATGCCGGGCCGCGACCCACAAATCAAAATAAATTCATGTGTTTACAGACAAACAAGATAGCCATTAAGATAGCCATCTTGCTCGCACCCGGACCCTCACGCCGATGAAAACCATCAGCATCGCCGACGCCAGAAATCGCTTCACGGCACTGATCCGCGAAGCGGAGCGCGGCACGCCGGTGCAGCTTTCACGGCGTGGAACGACCGTAGCGGTTCTGCTGAGCGCCGGCGACTATCAGCGCCTGCAGGCGGCAGCCGCCAACGCCAGCGATTTCGCGGCCTGGGCGCAGGCCTGGCGACAGCGCCTGCCCACCGGCTTCGAGGGTGTGACGCCGGAAGAAGTGGCGCGCTGGCGCGAGGACTGAACTCTTGGAAGCGACCCGCTACCTGCTGGACATGGCGGTGATGGCCGAGCTGACGCGGCCCAATGGCAACCGGCGCGTGTTCACCTTGTTCGCGCAGCGCCAATCGATCAGCGCCTTGGCGGCGCCGGTGGTGTTCAAATTGTTGCAGGGCGTGGATACGCTGCCCGAAGGGCAACGACGCACGCAGTTGGCCGGATTTGTCGCCGAACTATTGCGCAGCGGCCCCCCGGTGCTGCCGTTCGACCGCGAGGCTGCGCTGTGGCTGGCCCGCGAAACACCGCGGCGACGACGCCTGGGGCGGCCCTGGAGCGTCATGGAGGGCCAGCTCGCGGCGATCGCCGGCGCGCGCGAACTGATCCTGGTAACGCGCGTGCCCGCGGTTTTCGCCGGCACCGGTCAGCTCGTGACCGAGGACTGGTTCCGGCCCTGACCCGGCTCGACGCGCGGCGGCGGCCCGAGAATCTGGCAGGATCGTGCCAGTGTGGAAATAAGCAAGTAGAGGCCCACAAATGACCGAAGTGTCCACCGAAACCCTGTTTCCGCTGCTGTCCGCATGGCTGGTCGGTAGCCTGATCGGTCTGGAGCGCAGCTTCCGTGGACGACCTGCCGGCTTTCGCACGCACGCATTGGTGGCCGTATCGTCCGCGATGCTGATGCTCGTCACCACTCAGCAGCTACGCTGGCTCGGCGAATTTCCCGAGGACATGCTACGCACCGACCCTGCCCGAATGGCTCAGGGCATCATGACCGGCATCGGCTTTCTCGGCGCCGGCGTGATCTTCAAGGAAGGCATCAATGTCCGTGGCCTGACCACGGCGGCTTCGATCTGGGCGACGGCGGCAATCGGCATTCTGCTGGGGGTCGGCTTGTATTGGGCGGGCATCATCGCCGCCGCGATCACCGTAGGCACACTGTCACTGTTCCATCTGGTGGAAAGCCGCCTGCCAACCCAGAGCTACGCGCACCTGACGCTACGTTTCGCGCGTGAGCACGTACCACCCGAACATGGACTGCGTGAACTGTTGAAGGAACTGGGCTATCAGGTCAGCGACATCGGCTATCGGATGGCCGACAACGGCGAGCATTTCGAATACCGGATGGTGGTGCACACCCTGAGTCGCAGCAACGGGCCGGGCCTGGTGGAACGACTCAATGGGCTGCCGGAACTGCGCGGGTACCGCATGTCACGCACGGGTTACTAGGGTCGCGACACGGACCCGCCGTAGCCCGTTTTTTGGATGTCGGACCCTGTCTTCGCGATCAGCTGGGGGTAAAGGGCTCAAACCAGCCGCCGCGGATCGAACAGGCGCTCGTATTCATCCAGCGCGTAGCGGTCGGTCATGCCGGCGACGTAGTCGGCGACGATGCGGGCGCGTCCAGCCGGGCCTTCGGAACGCTCCAGCGCCTGTGCGCCATCGTGGAATTCCGGTGGCATCAGTCGCGGATCGTCCATGAAGGCTTCGAACATCTCGCGCACCACGCGTTTGGCCTTGCTGGTCATGCGGTGCACACGATGATGCCGATACAGGTTCTGATACAGAAAACGCTTGAGTTCGCTGGCCTCGTGGCGCACTTCGTCGGAAAACGCGATGAGCAGGCCGCCGCTGGTCCGTACGGCTTCGATATCGGCCGGCGCAGCTTCGGCGAGGCGTGCGAGGCTGGTGTCGATGAGATCGCTCACCAGTGTATTGATGATGCGTCGAATGGTTTCGTGGCGCGTCTGCCGCGGCGTGGCCCGAGGATGGCGGCGGCGCACCTCGTCCAGGTGTCGCGCCACCAGGGGCACCGCTTCGAACTGCTCCAGCGTGACCAGACCGGAGCGCACGCCGTCATCGACATCATGATTGTTGTAGGCGATTTCGTCGGCAAGATTGGCGAGCTGCGCCTCCAGACTGGGTGCGGTCCCGTCCAGAAACCGCTGTCCGATCTCGCCGAGCTTGCGCGCGCGTGTTTTCGAGCAGTGCTTGAGGATGCCCTCGCGCGTCTCGAAGCTCAGATTGAGGCCGCGGAAATCCGCGTACTTGTTTTCAAGCTCATCGACCACACGCAGCGACTGCGCATTGTGCTCGAAACCGCCATGCTCGCGCATGCAGTCGTGCAGCGCATCCTGGCCGGCGTGCCCGAACGGGGTGTGGCCCAGGTCATGCGCCAGACAGATCGCTTCGCACAGATCTTCGTTGAGACGCAGGGTGCGCGCCACGGTGCGCGCGATCTGCGCGACTTCCAGCGAATGCGTGAGCCGAGTACGAAACAGGTCACCCTCATGATTGACGAAGACCTGAGTCTTGTATTCCAGCCGACGGAATGCGGACGAATGGATGATGCGGTCACGATCGCGCTGATACTGACTGCGGTGACCCGGCCCGGGTTCGACATGGCGGCGCCCGCGCGAGCTTGCATCGCTCGCCGCATAAGGCGCCAAAACCTGGCTCACTTGGCCTCGATGCGACAGAAACGGGACAGGGTGTCGTCGAGCAGTTCCGGCGTGAAGTCGGCACTGACCACGGCCTCGCCGATCGAACGCATCAGTATCAGCCGCAGCTTGCCACCCTGGACCTTCTTGTCGAGTTGCATGTGCTCGTGGAAATCGTCGACCGTCATGTCCGCCGGCGGTGTCGTCGGCAGCCCGGCACGCCGCACCAGAGCAATGCAGCGCTGTGCTTCGTCCTCACCCAGCCAGCCGAGCCGGACCGACAGATTGCAGGCCATGCACAGGCCGACCGCCACGGCTTCGCCATGCAGCCACTGGCCATAGCCGCTGTGGGTTTCGATGGCGTGGGCGAAGGTGTGTCCGAGATTGAGCAGGGCCCGTCGGCCGGATTCGCGTTCGTCGGCGGCGACGATCTGGGCCTTCATCGCGCAGCAGCGTTCGACCACTTCGGCCAGACGATTGCCGTCCAGCGCCAGCAAAGGATCGAGATTGTGTTCAAGCCAGCCGAAGAAGTCGGCGTCACCGAGCATTGCGTACTTGATGACCTCGGCCATGCCGGACAGCAACTCTCGTCGCGACAGCGACGACAGCGTGGCCAGATCGGAGATGACCAGCCTCGGCTGATGGAAGGCGCCGATCATGTTCTTGCCGCGCGCATGATTGATGCCGGTCTTGCCGCCGACGCTCGAATCGACCTGCGCCAGCAGCGTGGTCGGAATCTGCGTGAAATCGATGCCGCGCTGGTAGATCGCGGCCACGAAGCCGGCCAGATCGCCGATCACTCCGCCGCCAAGTGCAACCAGCACCCCGTCGCGCGGCAGGCGGTGTTCCAGCAGCCAGTCCAGCACCTGCTCGACCTTGGCCCAGCTCTTGGTCGCCTCGCCCGGCGGCAGGCTCAGCACATCCGCATCCGACAGCTTCAAGGCAGCGCAGACCGGCGCCAGATACTGCGCGGCGACGTTGTGATCGGTGATCAGCTTCAGCGGCCTGCCGTGAAGTTCACGATAGCTCGCCGGGTCTGCCAACAGGCGCGCGCCGATGCGGATCGGGTAGCTTCGCGTTCCGAGGTCGACATTGAGTACCCGGGTGTTGAGATGCTGAGTCATGCAACGAATTCGTGGCTGTGCAGGAAGTCACTGATCTCGCGAACCAGGGCGCGCGCGTGACGACCATCGGTGTAGACGACCAGGTCGGCGATTTCGCGATATAGCGGATCGCGAACCTCGAACAGACGCGCCAGGGTCTGCGCGCGGTCGACATTCTGCAACAGCGGCCGATTTTCAGCACGCGCAGTGCGCTGCACCTGCTGCTCGACACCAGCGTGCAGATAGATGACGACACTGTGCGAAGCCATCAGACGGCGTGTGTCGGCATCGAGCACCGCCCCGCCACCGCTGGCCAGAACGATGCCGGGCTGTTCGAGCAGCGCCGCGATCGCCTGCTTCTCACGCTGGCGAAAACCCGCCTCGCCTTCCTTTTCAAAGATGTAGGAAATGTCGACGCCGGTGCGCCTCTCGATTTCCTGGTCACTGTCGCAAAACGTCTGATGACGCAATTCGGCGAGACGGCGACCGACGGTGGTCTTGCCGGCCCCCATCGGTCCTACCAGGGAAATCCGCCGTGGCGCACTCATGAGACCCGCTATTCTTCCGCGGGCTCGGCCACGGTGATTTCACGAATGTTCGACAGGGCGCCGTTCTCGGCGCGTACGCGAACCTGGGCAGCGCCCTCCGTGGGACCGGCTTCGTAACGTGACGTGGCCTCGCCGGATTCGTTGGTCACCTGCACCTCCGGGAACACGCGTTCGTTGACCGAGGTGCCCGCGGCTTGCAACAGCAGGAATTCGACCTCGACGCCTTCGATGGGCTGCCCGGCGCCATTGAGCAAGGTGACCTCGAGATTCGAGAAGCGGCCTGCGTTCGGCGAGGTGTTGACGATCAATGGCGTGGCATCGAGGTTGATCTGGGTCGGCCCGTCGACGAAATTGACGAGCAAGGTGGCTTCCTGCCCGGTGGCTTCGTCCTCAGCCTGCACTTCGACCTGACCGGAATTGTTGCTGTAGATGTAGACCGGTTCCGAGAAGTCGCCGCTGTTGCTGGCGCTGGTGGTGGCGGTGATCGTGGCCGAACCGGTGATCGCGTTGTTGACGACGAACAAGGCGCGATTGCTGTCGGTGGACAATTTCACGGAACTGCTCACACCGGCCGAACCCGTCTGCGTGGACGAGTCCCGCGTCCATTGGAAACGCAGGCGCTCCTTGCTGTCGATGCCGACGAAAACCGATTCGTTCTCGGCCGGTGACGTGAACTGGAAGGTGTCCGGCAGGATGTTGACCTGATAGACGGCGCTGCCGCTGGTTCCACCGATGGTGGTTTCGGCGGTGATATTGACGACCGAATCCGTCCCCGTGGGCGACGGCGGCCGGTAGCTGAACGTCTTGATGCCGGCGTCGGTCGTGGTGTATCCGGTCAGGCCGGATTCAGAGCAGGTGGTTTCCGCGGGCGGCGTGATCGTTCCCGAGGTGGCGCGCAGCGTGACGCAGGCCTGGGGAACCTGGGCGCCGCTGGCCTTGGTCACGGTCACGCGATAACCGGCATTGGTCACGCCCGGTGCGACGTTTTTCGGGCCGGTGATCACCAGCGTCGGCGCGGAGGCCTTGGTCAGCTTGATCTGGAACTCTTCTTCGAGCGTGCCGCCGCCTTCGCTGCTCGTCAGTTCGACCGAAGCGACGAGATCGATGGTCCTGGCGGCGGTAACGGTATCGGGCGCCTGATAGTCGAACTCGACCTCGCCCGAGGAATCGGTGTTGTCGCCACCGGTATTGGCATTGCTGGGCGGCGCATTGACGAAGCCCTGATCCGGCGTGAGCGCGATGAAACGATCCTTCACCACCTTGCCGGAGCCGGTCTTGAGCGTGGCGACGAAGCCTTCGGCGATGTCGCCGGCCTCGACCGTGACCTGCCCGGACGACGCGCCGTCAGGGCCTTCGACCGTCAGAACCAGACTTGAACCCGAGCCGCTGGGGTCGTCGGCGTCCAGCAGTCCGCCGCTGCCCTCGTCGTCGGTACTGCAAGCGAGGGCTGCAAGGCAGACCGTGCTGCACAAGGCAGCACGCAGGAAGGACATGAGGGACATGAAAATTCCGGGAATGATTGATTTGAGTATAGCGAAAGTCCCCGAATCGACGATTCCTTATTCGACACGCAGTCCTTCCTGCAGGATTTTCGGTGTCACGAAAATCAGCAGTTCGCGCTTGATGGACGAGGATGAGTTGCTGCGGAACAGGGCGCCGAGCAGCGGAATGTCTCCGAGGAACGGCACCTTGGTGCTGGAACTGCTGTTGTCCTGCTGGAACACGCCGCCGAGCACCACGGTAGCGCCGTTGTTGACCAGCACCTGCGTGGTCAGGCGCTGGGTGTCGATTGCCGGTGCGCTGCCGCCGGTGCCGGTGTTCACGTCTTCGCCCTGGGTATCGTTGGTCACCGAGATATCCATGATGACGCGCGCATCCGGCGTGATCTGCGGGGTCACGGTCAGGCTCAACACGGCCTTCTTGAAGCTGACCGAGGTGGCGCCGCTGGACGTCGATTCCTGATACGGAATCTCGCGGCCCTGCTCGACCAGTGCCTGCTTGGCGTTGGCGGTAATCACGCGCGGGTTCGAAATGACCTCGCCGCGACCCTCGGCCTGCAGCGCCGACAGTTCGAGATCGACCAGATAGTCGGAACCAAGGATCGCCAGCCCGAAACGTCCCGGCGACGACACGGCGGCCGGCAGACTCACGCTCAGGGAGTCGTCCAGCGTCGGGATGTTGGTGCCGGTGTCCTCGCCGATGCCGATGGTCGAACGCGCGCCTTCGACATTGCCCGAGGTTCCCACCTGGGCGTCGCCGATGCTGCCGATGGTGGACACGCCGAAGCGGGTGCCGAGATCGCGCGCGAAGTCATCGCTGGCGACGACGATGCGCGACTCGATCAGCACCTGGCGCACTGGAATGTCGAGCCGCGCGACCAGCGAGCGAATCTCGGCCAGCTTTTCGCGCGTTTCCAGCACCAGCATGGAATTGGTACGCTCGTCGACCGAAACGCGGCCGCGTTCGGACAGAATCGACGTTTCCCCGGCCAGCAGGGCCGCCATCTCGGCCGCCTTGGCGTAGTTGACCTGAATCAGCTCGGAGCGCAGCGGCGCGAGGTCGACCTTTTGCTGAGCCGCTTCCAGCTCCGCCTTTTCACGCTCGGCGAGTTCGGTCAGTGGCGCCACCAGCATCACATTGCCTTCCTGGCGCATGCCCAGGCCCTTGGTACGCAGGATGATGTCCAGAGCCTGATCCCAGGGCACATTCTGCAGACGCATTGCGATCTCGCCCTGCACCGAGTCCGAGACCACCATGTTGGTGCCGGCCACGTCGGCG is drawn from Banduia mediterranea and contains these coding sequences:
- a CDS encoding FAD-dependent oxidoreductase, which translates into the protein MGAKNANQFLDTPRQDPKKLPVEVRIHDFREIYGQFQPEQAKAQSGRCLACGNPYCEWKCPVHNYIPNWLKLIEEGNLFEAAELSHQTNSLPEVCGRVCPQDRLCEGDCTLNDGFGAVTIGSIEKYISDEAFKQGWRPDMSKVKWTRKRVAVIGAGPAGLGCADVLIRNGVRPVVFDKYPEIGGLLTFGIPPFKLEKDVIRTRRQILEGMGVEFRLNTEIGKDISFESLLEEYDAVFLGMGTYTYMRGGFPGEDLPGVFEALPFLIANANRLLNYEDVAGMGYDVKGQNVVVLGGGDTAMDCNRTSIRQGAESVICAYRRDEANMPGSRREVANAKEEGVEFQWNRQPIEIVGKDRVEGVKLATTRLGPPDTRGRRRPETVPGSEEIIPADRVIIAFGFRPSPAEWFGGHQIDLHEDGRVRVNGAALSKHLFQTRNPKIFAGGDMVRGSDLVVTAVYEGRQAAEGILDYLEV
- a CDS encoding MgtC/SapB family protein yields the protein MTEVSTETLFPLLSAWLVGSLIGLERSFRGRPAGFRTHALVAVSSAMLMLVTTQQLRWLGEFPEDMLRTDPARMAQGIMTGIGFLGAGVIFKEGINVRGLTTAASIWATAAIGILLGVGLYWAGIIAAAITVGTLSLFHLVESRLPTQSYAHLTLRFAREHVPPEHGLRELLKELGYQVSDIGYRMADNGEHFEYRMVVHTLSRSNGPGLVERLNGLPELRGYRMSRTGY
- a CDS encoding type II toxin-antitoxin system Phd/YefM family antitoxin; its protein translation is MKTISIADARNRFTALIREAERGTPVQLSRRGTTVAVLLSAGDYQRLQAAAANASDFAAWAQAWRQRLPTGFEGVTPEEVARWRED
- the gltB gene encoding glutamate synthase large subunit — protein: MFERQPFGLYQPEFERDSCGFGLIAHMDDQASHKLVQSAITALQRMTHRGAVAADGKTGDGCGLLMKKPDPFLRREAAKLGIELPQDYCAGNVFFSRDESRREHARTVFNEALEFHDLSVAGYREVPTEESALGEEALKTQPMIEQVFITAPEGTHKFAFELKLFKARRRAEKILAAEGDTEFYVTTLSCRVIVYKGLVMPEFLAEFYPDLADPALETSMCVFHQRFSTNTLPQWPLCHPFRYLAHNGEINTISGNRKWAMARAKKFECAEIPDIEEIAPLVNMRGSDSQSLDNMLEVLLAGGMDVFAALRTMIPPAWQNVEDLDPDVRAFYEYNSVNMEPWDGPAGVVLTDGRYAACCLDRNGLRPARYVITADRHITLASEIGVNDYKASEVVEKGRLRPGEILAVDTETGSLLRPEDIDKMLAMRKPYKQWLKANMRRLQAHLSEDPNALDIMPPDSVATYHKMFQLSFEERDQVLRPLAEAGTEAIGSMGDDTPFAVLSEKVRSVYDYFRQMFAQVTNPPIDPLREQIVMSLECQLGAERGMFEDSPARCARLLMDSPVLSEAKFRALNAIGESDPAYAQQVIDLNYDPALGLKAALEAVCEETVAAVRSGKVVIVLSDRAIERGRLPIHALMAVGAVNNRLVKEGLRCDCNIVVETATARDPHHFACLIGYGASVIYPYLAYASLYEMARAGQVKNKPAEQMAQSYRKGINKGLYKIISKMGISTISSYRGAQLFEIVGLHEDIVGLCFEGTVSRIQGSRFDDLQSEQDSLAELAWSSRKPIEQGGLHKYVHGGEYHAYNPDVIGTLQRAVKSGRYEDYQVYAAAVNERPVATIRDLFRIKTDHPIPIEEVEPVEAILMRFDSAGMSLGALSPEAHEALAMAMNRLGGRSNSGEGGEDPARYGTDKMSKIKQVASGRFGVTPAYLVNAEVLQIKVAQGAKPGEGGQLPGDKVNEMIATLRYSKPGVALISPPPHHDIYSIEDLAQLIFDLKQVNPKALVSVKLVSGPGVGTIAAGVAKAYADLITISGYDGGTGASPLTSVKYAGTPWELGLSETHQTLRMNNLRDKVRVQTDGGLKTGLDVVKAAILGAESFGFGTAPMVALGCKYLRICHLNNCATGVATQNSVLRLNHFIGLPEMVANYFRFIAQETRERLAQLGVRSIAELIGRTDLLKIVEAKSGKARGLDLSPILESAGMTLDSAHYCMFNNEPFDKGELAEAMTQDTLPAIEHKTGGMFHYTVQNRHRSIGARLSGEIARRHGNLGMSDKPITLKLKGTAGQSLGVWNAGGLHIELDGDANDFVGKGMTGGRIMIRPPKDSRYDTRDAVIIGNTCLYGATGGTLYAAGLAGERFAVRNSGAHAVVEGVGDHGCEYMTGGVVVVLGRTGVNFGAGMTGGFAYVLDEKRNFVDRYNHELIDIHRVVSESMDAHEHYLRAMIADYATVTGSRWAQQILSDWADFVGRFWLVKPRAAEIGTLIDSVRAAA